The Candidatus Thiothrix anitrata genome includes the window TTGGGCGATAACCCGAAGTGCGGCAAATGCCATAGCCCGCTGTTCAACGGGCATCCAACCGAGTTAAACCCGGAAACCTTCGCTAAACACATTGTTCGCAATGACATTCCGGTGCTGGTAGATTTTTGGGCTCCTTGGTGTGGGCCATGCCGTCAGATGGCTCCGGCCTTCGCGCAAGCTGCGGCACAACTGGAACCGCAGGTGCGTTTCGCCAAAGTCGACACCGAAGCGCATCAAACGATTGGAGCGCAATACAACATTCGCAGCATTCCAACGATGGCGATGTTCCGTGGTGGTAAAGAAATTGGGCGCGTATCGGGTGCGATGAGCGCGGCAGATATTGTGCGCTGGGTAAAAAGCCAGTTGTTATGAAGGGCGCGTGATGTAAGCGAGGCCGGGCAGTCATTGCTCCGAAACGGGCGGGCTGCCATTCCAACAATTCGGTACTATTTATCTTCACCCACCACCGGAATCGCCCCTGATCCACTGCCCCATGGTGGCGAGCATTATATTGAGATCAATCGGCTTGGCAATGTGATCATTCATGCCGACTTCGATGACTTTTTCCTTATCGCCTTCCATCGCATTGGCAGTCAAGGCAATGATCGGCAGGTGCTTGAACTTGGCTTGCTGGCGAATTTGGCGCGTGGCTTCGTAGCCGTCCATTACCGGCATTTGACAATCCATCAATACCCCGTCGAACTCACTGGATGCCAGACGATCCAACGCCTCCTGACCATTGTTGGCGGCTTCAACAATCAGCCCACTCATTTCCAACAGGGCAATGGCAATCTCTTGGTTGATTTCGTTGTCTTCCACCACCAGAATTCTTGCCCCCTGCAACCGGGCTATGATCTCGGCTAGACTGTTTGGGGTATCCGGCTGTACTGCCACGCCAGTATTTTTTTGCTCCTGCACTTCCACCGTGAAATGGAAGGTGCTGCCTGTGCCGAGCTCACTTTCAATCCAAATGTTGCCATTCATCATTTCAACGAGCTGCTTTGAAATGGCTAATCCCAGCCCTGTTCCCCCGTATTTGCGCGTGGTGGAATCGTCTGCCTGCGAGAATGGCTGGAAAAGCCGTGCCTGTTGTTCCGCCGTCAAGCCGATACCGTTATCTTTGACGTAAAAATGCAGCAACACGGATTCTGCGCGGCGTTCTGCCAGTGTGACCGCTAATGAGACTTCACCACCGGAGTTGGTGAATTTAACGCCATTATTGCCAAGGTTCAGCAGAATTTGC containing:
- the trxC gene encoding thioredoxin TrxC → MSDIFNLVCPSCSVTNRIAAARLGDNPKCGKCHSPLFNGHPTELNPETFAKHIVRNDIPVLVDFWAPWCGPCRQMAPAFAQAAAQLEPQVRFAKVDTEAHQTIGAQYNIRSIPTMAMFRGGKEIGRVSGAMSAADIVRWVKSQLL